The Infirmifilum lucidum DNA segment ACTCCCCAGTCCCCGATGCCTTGTCCTGTTCTCTTGAGCCCCCTGCCCGTTATTGTAAAGCCCGCCAGCTCCAGGAGAAAAACCGCCGTGCCTATAAGCCACACCACGGCTCCGACATAGAATACGGCATCTGTAAACTGTGTGAAGAAGCGCGAAATTGGGAAGACACTCCACGGATCCTTGGGGTTCGTGACGACTGCAAGCCAGAACTCGTATATTATCGCAATGGCGATGATAATGCCGACGAGCACTGCAGCAAAGTACAACGCCTTTCCAGGCGCCTTCTGCTCTGTCATATGCTTTACAACTAGTCCAAGAGTAGTATATAAACTTTCTCGGTCATAAATAATGAAGGCATTCCTATAGGGGGAAGTTTGCCTGAGAGGTAGGTAAATTAACGTGGACTACTCTATAGTGTTTCGTAGTGTATAAGAAGCCTAACCCCAAGCTCTGTACCCAGTGCAAGGGCTCCAGGAGGCTCTGCGGGCTACCGCAGTGCCCCATACTCGTCAAGCTGAGAGAGCAGTTAAGCCTTAGCAGGCACCTCGGCACGTCTCTTGAATCCCACACCCCTCCCTCAATCCTAGTTGGCGAGTATGGTTACCCATGTGTGAGAGTGGGGGTCAATCTTCCCGTGGGAGAGGAAGCTCCGGAGCTCTTCGAGAACCCCAGAGAGTGGTGGGGCAGGCTCGGTCTACTGGACATCCTGAGGCTGAGGGCGCGCCTCGTATACTCGTACGCGAAGTTACCGGTCAAGAGGCTTGGAGGGCGGGTAGTCAACGCCGTGCGGGAGTCCGCCATGTCCTACAAGCCTGTGGACTCTGAGGCCATCTTTAAGAGGCCCCCGGTGTTTGCGCCGCGCTTCGACCCGCTACTAAAGCCGCTGGGGTTCTCGGGGGAGGCTGAGAGCATACGGGTGCTCGGGAACCCCAGTGTTCCGAGGCGTGTAGATAGCCTGGCCCTGGAAAGAGTGAGAGCAGAGAGGGCGATAATTGAGCTTTACCGTGCTGGCTTTGACGTCTACTATCTCCAGCGCTTACTCTCGGCAGGCGTGCTAGGAGTCGAGAAGAGATTCGTCCCGACGAGGTGGGCTATCACAGCTGTTGACAAAAAGATTGGCGACTTCCTCCTGGACAGGATACGCGACAGGCCCGAAATCACGGACTACGAGGTCTACCACTCGAACTATATCGGGAACAACTACACACTGGTGCTGATCCCGGGCCCCTGGAGCATGGAGATGATCGAAGCCTGGCTCCCGGGATCCATGTGGGTGCCAAGCGGAGGAACTGAGATCTACGACATCCACGAGTGGGAGGATGGCAGGCCGAGCAGGGAAGACGGGGGCTACTACGCTATTCGCGTAGCAGTCCTGGAGAGCCTCGCGGGCCGCGGCAGGCAGGCGGGAGTCCTCGCAATAAGGGAGATAACCCCGGAGTACTTTGCACCCGTTGGGAACTGGCAGATAAGGGAGAGCGTTAGAAGGGCCCTTAGCGGGAGAGCTGAGAGAGCTTCAAGCCTCGAGGAGGCATTACAGATTGCCTCGAAGTACCTTCTCATGCCTCTAGACGTCGTAGAGGAGAAGAGCGAGCTCCTGAGGAGGGTTAGGAGGCAGGCAAGGTTACCTAGCTTCTTGGCTCGAGAGTAGTGAGGCTTACCAGCTTGTTGAGCACGTCTGTCCTCGTGACGATCCCCTTAGGCTTCCCTTCCTCGTCCACGACTACAGCCCTTCCGGTCTTCCTCGAGGCTAGTATCTTCATGATGTCGAGTATGTCGGTGTCCGGCCTTATTACGGGGACGTTCTTCTCCATGTAGTCCCTAACCCTGGCATCGTGATTGCCGTCGAGGTAGGCTCTAACGATCCGTGAAGCGCCTATGATGCCGCAGAGCCTCTCCTGGCTGTCGACTACCGGGAGCGCCCGTATATCGTTCTTGAGTAGTAATCTCGCCACACTCGAGAGAGCCTCATCCTCGCGCACTACGATCGGGTTTGGGGTCATGACCTCGGACGCTGTTATTCTCGGCACGGCCACAAACGTCTCTACGGACAGGAGAACCTCCTTCCTCTTAAAGTCGACGCCCGAGACTATACCTGCAATCATAAGCCTAGTCCTGGGAGTAGGGCCCACCCTTATCCTCACGCCCTCCCTGAGCTGGTGAATGCTGCCCGTGACTCTAAGAGTTGCCTTGACGCCCGCCGGGTCTGTTAAGCCGATGAGGTCTAGTTCCAACGCGTATATCCTGCTAGGGTGGTCGTCCACGACTACTTGTAGGGGCTCCCAGAGACGCTCGAGTGCTTGAGGGGCTTTCACGCACTCCAGCCCCTTCACTGTGGGGACGTAGCCGCCGTTAGGCCCCGTGCGTGCCTCTATCAGGCCTAGTGCCTTCAAGGCGGACATTGAGTTCCTTACAGTGCCGTCGCTCTTGCCAAGGCGCTCGGCTATCTCAGTGCTCGTGACAGGCCTCTTGTTAGCCTCGTAGAGCTGCACTACGGCGACGAGTAGCTCGTAGAGGCTCTGCGAAAGCACCATACTCCAGTTTATTCATAACAGCCCATATTAATGCTTGTCCATGAGTCTTACAATACTTCGACAATAGTTTAAGTGGAGGCGGTGGAAAAGGTTTTTGCCCCCTGGCCCAAGAAGGAAAACGTATGAGCCTTGCGAGGA contains these protein-coding regions:
- a CDS encoding Nre family DNA repair protein; the protein is MYKKPNPKLCTQCKGSRRLCGLPQCPILVKLREQLSLSRHLGTSLESHTPPSILVGEYGYPCVRVGVNLPVGEEAPELFENPREWWGRLGLLDILRLRARLVYSYAKLPVKRLGGRVVNAVRESAMSYKPVDSEAIFKRPPVFAPRFDPLLKPLGFSGEAESIRVLGNPSVPRRVDSLALERVRAERAIIELYRAGFDVYYLQRLLSAGVLGVEKRFVPTRWAITAVDKKIGDFLLDRIRDRPEITDYEVYHSNYIGNNYTLVLIPGPWSMEMIEAWLPGSMWVPSGGTEIYDIHEWEDGRPSREDGGYYAIRVAVLESLAGRGRQAGVLAIREITPEYFAPVGNWQIRESVRRALSGRAERASSLEEALQIASKYLLMPLDVVEEKSELLRRVRRQARLPSFLARE
- a CDS encoding CBS domain-containing protein — its product is MVLSQSLYELLVAVVQLYEANKRPVTSTEIAERLGKSDGTVRNSMSALKALGLIEARTGPNGGYVPTVKGLECVKAPQALERLWEPLQVVVDDHPSRIYALELDLIGLTDPAGVKATLRVTGSIHQLREGVRIRVGPTPRTRLMIAGIVSGVDFKRKEVLLSVETFVAVPRITASEVMTPNPIVVREDEALSSVARLLLKNDIRALPVVDSQERLCGIIGASRIVRAYLDGNHDARVRDYMEKNVPVIRPDTDILDIMKILASRKTGRAVVVDEEGKPKGIVTRTDVLNKLVSLTTLEPRS